A single window of Streptomyces sp. NBC_00464 DNA harbors:
- a CDS encoding Na(+)/H(+) antiporter subunit C → MTVSASLLATAAVLCAVGGILMLTRPLTRILLGAVIAGNGINLLVLSATGSAGRAPLLYGVDLSRVTDPLPQAIALTAIVITLATTAFLLAMAYRSHQLTGTDEVHDDQEDRRIVLRAEVLGERNELRDQYRAESDRTAEARRRYREERHRLRARLRADRALQARGRDASGDLWHDVLGADPEDYAAQRTAQGPGTPATPDDANRGDTG, encoded by the coding sequence ATGACCGTCAGCGCCTCGCTCCTCGCCACCGCCGCGGTCCTGTGCGCGGTCGGCGGCATCCTCATGCTCACCCGGCCCCTCACCCGGATCCTGCTGGGGGCGGTCATCGCGGGCAACGGGATCAACCTGCTCGTCCTGTCCGCCACCGGATCGGCCGGCCGCGCACCCCTCCTCTACGGCGTCGACCTGAGCCGGGTCACCGACCCGCTGCCCCAGGCCATCGCCCTCACCGCGATCGTCATCACCCTCGCCACCACCGCGTTCCTCCTGGCCATGGCCTACCGCAGCCACCAGCTGACCGGCACGGACGAGGTCCACGACGATCAGGAGGACCGGCGCATCGTGCTGCGCGCCGAGGTGCTGGGGGAGCGCAACGAACTGCGCGACCAGTACCGCGCCGAGTCCGACCGCACGGCCGAGGCCCGCCGCCGCTACCGCGAGGAGCGCCACCGCCTGCGGGCCAGGCTGCGCGCCGACCGCGCCCTCCAGGCCCGCGGCCGGGACGCGAGCGGGGACCTGTGGCACGACGTCCTGGGCGCGGACCCGGAGGACTACGCGGCCCAACGGACCGCCCAGGGGCCCGGGACCCCCGCCACCCCCGACGACGCGAACCGAGGAGACACCGGGTGA
- a CDS encoding Na+/H+ antiporter subunit A, which produces MTALVILHFVLAACARPLVRRLGARAFVVLALPPAATTCWALAQWDTAASGASVTWSWTWIPAYDVSVALRLDALAELMVLLAAGVGTLVLLYCASYFTDDTPQLAGFAGNLLAFAGAMLALVLADDLISLYVFWELTTVFSYLLIGFDSEQRHSRRSALQALTVTTLGGLAMLVGFLIIGQASGTYRISAILADPPGASLAVSVAVVLILCGALSKSAIWPFSLWLPNAMAAPTPVSAYLHAAAMVKAGVYLVARLAPGFADVPVWRPVVMILGAATMLLGGWRALRLHDLKLVLAYGTVSQLGFLTLLAGVGNRDAALAAGVMILGHALFKAPLFLVTGIVDHAAGTRDLRRLSGVGRSLPYVCAVAVTAAASMAALPPLLGFAAKEAAFDALMHGDTADRWALGITVAGSMLTVAYTVRFVWGAFWRKPGVADTPVHRVGWAFLAPPALLAACGLVLGPGVGWTDRLLSAYADAFPASAHPYHLALWHGWGTALLLSAVATVGGAVLFAARGTVTRLSRRIAWPTADSVFGHLLLGLERLSLQITGFVQRGSLSVYLATTLLVMLAGQLAVLGVDRPWRGAQAPRLWDVPLQGAVAVLTCAAALFCLTVRRRMKAVVLAGLTGYGTALLFVVQGAPDLALTQFCVETVSMIVFVLVLRRMPVHFQESVSTWRRAVRIPVALAAAATLSVVVWVAAAARTAEPAGAAMVEETAHHGLKDVVATILVDLRAWDTMGESAVLAAAAIGVTSLIYLHRRAEGAAAPPEVQGSTAWSVTTTPLTGLPQGDEGAPERSWLAAGATLAPEHRSVVFEVVARLLFHPILVLSVYLLFCAENMPGGGFVAGLVAGVALITRYLAGGRFELAEAAPLQPGLFTGLGLFLSTGVALLGLADGTVLHAWTHHGHLPLIGDYHFGTPVIFDCGVYLLVLGVVLDIVRALGAKIDRQIERAAAEQAAAGHAAGPAPETGGATP; this is translated from the coding sequence ATGACCGCGCTCGTCATCCTCCACTTCGTCCTCGCCGCGTGCGCGCGCCCGCTGGTGCGGCGCCTCGGCGCACGCGCCTTCGTGGTCCTCGCGCTGCCCCCGGCCGCCACCACCTGCTGGGCGCTCGCCCAGTGGGACACGGCGGCCTCCGGCGCCTCGGTCACCTGGTCGTGGACCTGGATCCCCGCGTACGACGTCTCCGTCGCCCTGCGCCTGGACGCACTCGCCGAACTCATGGTGCTGCTCGCAGCGGGCGTCGGCACGCTCGTCCTGCTCTACTGCGCCTCCTACTTCACCGACGACACCCCGCAACTGGCGGGATTCGCCGGGAACCTGCTCGCCTTCGCCGGTGCCATGCTCGCCCTCGTCCTCGCCGACGACCTGATCTCGCTCTATGTGTTCTGGGAGCTGACCACGGTCTTCTCCTACCTGCTGATCGGATTCGACAGCGAACAGCGGCACAGCCGCCGCTCCGCCCTCCAGGCGCTCACCGTCACCACGCTCGGCGGACTCGCCATGCTGGTCGGCTTTCTGATCATCGGCCAGGCATCGGGCACCTACCGCATCTCCGCGATCCTCGCCGACCCGCCCGGCGCGAGCCTCGCCGTCTCCGTGGCCGTGGTGCTGATCCTGTGCGGGGCCCTGTCGAAATCGGCGATCTGGCCGTTCAGCCTCTGGCTCCCGAACGCCATGGCCGCGCCCACCCCCGTCAGCGCCTATCTGCACGCCGCGGCCATGGTCAAGGCCGGCGTCTATCTCGTCGCCCGGCTCGCCCCGGGCTTCGCCGACGTACCCGTCTGGCGGCCCGTCGTGATGATCCTCGGCGCCGCGACGATGCTGCTCGGCGGCTGGCGGGCCCTGCGGCTCCACGACCTGAAGCTCGTCCTCGCCTACGGCACCGTCAGCCAGCTCGGCTTTCTCACCCTGCTCGCCGGCGTCGGCAACCGCGACGCGGCGCTGGCCGCAGGCGTCATGATCCTCGGTCACGCCCTGTTCAAGGCGCCGCTGTTCCTCGTCACCGGCATCGTCGACCATGCGGCCGGAACCCGGGACCTGCGCAGGCTCTCCGGCGTGGGGCGGTCGCTGCCGTACGTGTGCGCCGTCGCCGTGACCGCCGCCGCCTCCATGGCCGCACTGCCCCCGCTGCTCGGCTTCGCCGCGAAGGAGGCCGCCTTCGACGCGCTGATGCACGGCGACACGGCCGACCGCTGGGCGCTCGGCATCACCGTGGCGGGCTCGATGCTGACCGTCGCGTACACCGTCCGGTTCGTCTGGGGTGCCTTCTGGCGCAAGCCCGGTGTCGCCGACACCCCGGTCCACCGGGTCGGCTGGGCCTTCCTCGCCCCGCCCGCCCTGCTCGCGGCCTGCGGACTGGTGCTGGGCCCCGGCGTCGGGTGGACCGACCGGCTGCTGAGTGCGTACGCGGACGCCTTCCCCGCCTCCGCCCACCCCTACCACCTCGCGCTCTGGCACGGCTGGGGCACCGCCCTGCTGCTGTCGGCCGTCGCCACGGTGGGCGGTGCGGTGCTCTTTGCCGCGCGCGGCACCGTCACCCGCCTCTCCCGGCGGATCGCCTGGCCGACCGCGGACAGCGTCTTCGGGCATCTGCTGCTCGGCCTCGAACGGCTCTCCCTCCAGATCACCGGCTTCGTCCAGCGCGGCTCGCTGTCCGTCTACCTCGCCACCACGCTGCTCGTGATGCTCGCCGGCCAGCTCGCCGTGCTCGGCGTCGACCGGCCCTGGCGCGGCGCCCAGGCGCCGCGGCTCTGGGACGTACCGCTCCAGGGCGCCGTCGCGGTGCTGACCTGCGCGGCGGCGCTCTTCTGCCTGACCGTCAGGCGGCGCATGAAGGCCGTGGTGCTGGCCGGACTCACCGGATACGGGACCGCGCTGCTCTTCGTCGTCCAGGGCGCACCGGACCTGGCGCTCACGCAGTTCTGCGTGGAGACCGTGTCGATGATCGTGTTCGTGCTGGTGCTGCGGCGGATGCCGGTGCACTTCCAGGAGTCGGTGAGCACCTGGCGGCGGGCCGTCCGCATCCCGGTGGCGCTGGCCGCGGCGGCCACCCTGAGCGTGGTGGTGTGGGTCGCGGCGGCCGCGCGCACCGCGGAGCCGGCGGGCGCCGCCATGGTCGAGGAGACCGCGCACCACGGCCTCAAGGACGTGGTGGCCACGATCCTGGTGGACCTGCGGGCCTGGGACACGATGGGGGAGTCCGCCGTCCTGGCCGCCGCGGCGATCGGCGTGACGAGCCTGATCTATCTGCACCGCCGGGCCGAGGGAGCGGCAGCACCGCCCGAGGTGCAGGGAAGCACTGCCTGGTCGGTCACCACCACCCCGTTGACGGGACTGCCGCAGGGCGACGAAGGGGCACCGGAGCGCAGCTGGCTCGCGGCCGGCGCCACACTCGCCCCCGAGCACCGCTCCGTCGTCTTCGAGGTGGTGGCCCGGCTGCTGTTCCACCCGATCCTGGTGCTCTCGGTGTATCTGCTGTTCTGCGCCGAGAACATGCCGGGCGGCGGATTCGTCGCCGGGCTGGTCGCCGGGGTCGCACTGATCACCCGCTACCTGGCGGGCGGCCGCTTCGAACTCGCCGAGGCAGCGCCCCTGCAGCCAGGACTCTTCACCGGCCTCGGCCTGTTCCTGTCCACCGGAGTGGCCCTGCTCGGCCTCGCGGACGGCACGGTCCTGCACGCCTGGACCCACCACGGACACCTCCCGCTGATCGGCGACTACCACTTCGGCACGCCGGTGATCTTCGACTGCGGGGTCTATCTGCTGGTCCTGGGCGTGGTGCTGGACATCGTGCGGGCCCTGGGCGCCAAGATCGACCGCCAGATCGAGCGGGCGGCCGCCGAACAGGCGGCGGCCGGGCACGCGGCCGGCCCCGCCCCCGAAACGGGAGGCGCCACCCCATGA
- a CDS encoding nitrate- and nitrite sensing domain-containing protein, producing MSLRTALLVLAIVPGVALAALWAVTSGQTLLDFQRQAAQGQLAQKAGQPSNIVYYNLQEERRLSAEALARHGGVTEALRKQRKLTDEAITGFQSLSDIATDDAPGEVRDAVVQARTAITQLPAQRTLVDEGDKDQQKAVYRYYTDLIAVDLKLFTALSHVDNGQITTISQPLVDLFWAKEMISRSDALLARGWPEGKLSTEDLQQVRQAVSGQSFQYTTKVVPFLPADEKAMWEEISGSSAWKTKTQVETQVLRPAAPDSSGYVRLGAEEKTWRGAMDELTPQLVKLMEHRTDVVVASGKDSVISLLIRVVITTVVGLLAVVAVIWITWRLTRNLRRRIGRLQERAEELEKSLPDVVERLGKGERIDAEAEARAIGHDRKAGGKADELTQLGDALDLARTSAIQAAVKQADQHRGFERLLQRIARRTQQLIGQQLKKLDELERKHEDPEVLDGLFDLDHLTARLRRYEENLVILAGGSPHRRWRKPVPLLDVMRSAQGEVQDYRRVVMDLDGAPWLSERAVGPVSHVLAELIENALTFSKPPSPVEVRAARVSRGLAIEVEDRGLGMDEDQLAEANELMSRPPRMDVLAHADDIRLGLYVIARLADQHGLRVEFRQSAFGGTRVVLLVPDALTVPGPHSGPVAVPSPEDMSAEPAPAPAPTHDADALPSRGRGQALAGVTALHAANAPFETTGAPYTVADEPFPDREEQPQPAPAEDPFGDPGTPYTPYAGSTTGSTYDLTAPLSPYGGANRNAYGNQNDAAYGGSPQDPYAGAEQPYMKAEGQYPVPHQPYQTPEEPYMTPHQPYPGTYTAGVTDRTGFPVPGPRQPEPASGHPGQLPVAEPDHPAPPAAGTTGRESGPGRPALPAAPAAEPPLPRRVRQASLADELRITPASGPAAPQPPGRADNPVPRPAPRRAGAAIGAFQRRSRAARATDEPPTQPTPPAPLPTREERS from the coding sequence ATGTCGCTGCGGACGGCCCTGCTCGTCTTGGCCATCGTCCCCGGTGTAGCACTGGCCGCCCTCTGGGCCGTCACCAGTGGTCAGACTCTGCTCGACTTCCAGAGGCAGGCAGCCCAGGGGCAGTTGGCCCAGAAGGCCGGCCAGCCGTCCAACATCGTTTACTACAACCTGCAGGAGGAGCGACGGCTCAGCGCCGAAGCTCTGGCCAGGCACGGAGGTGTCACCGAGGCACTGCGCAAGCAGCGCAAGCTCACCGACGAAGCGATCACCGGCTTCCAGTCCCTCTCCGACATCGCCACCGACGACGCCCCGGGCGAAGTCCGGGACGCGGTCGTCCAGGCACGTACGGCGATCACCCAACTCCCGGCACAGCGCACCCTCGTCGACGAGGGCGACAAGGACCAGCAGAAGGCCGTGTACCGCTACTACACGGACCTGATCGCCGTCGACCTGAAGCTCTTCACCGCGCTCAGCCATGTGGACAACGGCCAGATCACCACGATCTCGCAGCCGCTGGTCGACCTGTTCTGGGCCAAGGAGATGATCTCGCGCTCGGACGCGCTGCTGGCCCGTGGCTGGCCCGAGGGCAAGCTGAGCACGGAGGACCTCCAGCAGGTCCGGCAGGCTGTTTCCGGCCAGTCCTTCCAGTACACCACCAAGGTCGTCCCCTTCCTTCCGGCGGACGAGAAGGCCATGTGGGAGGAGATCTCCGGCAGTTCGGCCTGGAAGACCAAGACCCAGGTGGAGACCCAGGTGCTGCGGCCCGCCGCCCCGGACAGCTCCGGCTACGTCCGCCTCGGCGCCGAGGAGAAGACCTGGCGCGGCGCGATGGACGAGCTCACGCCCCAGCTGGTGAAGCTGATGGAGCACCGCACCGACGTCGTCGTCGCGAGCGGCAAGGACAGTGTCATCTCCCTGCTGATCCGAGTCGTGATCACCACGGTCGTCGGCCTCCTCGCCGTCGTCGCGGTCATCTGGATCACCTGGCGCCTCACCCGCAATCTGCGCCGCCGGATCGGCAGGCTGCAGGAGCGGGCCGAGGAGCTGGAGAAGTCGCTGCCCGACGTCGTCGAGCGGCTCGGCAAGGGCGAACGCATCGATGCCGAGGCCGAGGCCCGTGCCATCGGGCACGACCGCAAGGCCGGCGGCAAGGCCGACGAGCTGACCCAGCTCGGTGACGCGCTCGACCTGGCACGCACCAGCGCCATTCAGGCGGCCGTCAAACAGGCCGACCAGCACCGCGGATTCGAGCGGCTGCTGCAGCGCATCGCGCGCCGTACCCAGCAGTTGATCGGCCAGCAGCTGAAGAAGCTGGACGAGCTGGAGCGCAAGCACGAGGACCCCGAGGTGCTGGACGGCCTCTTCGACCTCGACCACCTCACCGCCCGCCTCCGGCGTTACGAGGAGAACCTCGTGATCCTCGCGGGCGGCTCCCCGCACCGCCGCTGGCGCAAGCCCGTACCACTGCTGGACGTCATGCGCTCCGCCCAGGGTGAAGTGCAGGACTACCGGCGCGTGGTGATGGATCTGGACGGCGCCCCATGGCTCTCGGAGCGGGCTGTCGGCCCGGTCTCCCACGTGCTGGCGGAACTGATCGAGAACGCGCTCACGTTCTCCAAGCCGCCCAGCCCCGTCGAGGTCAGGGCGGCCCGGGTCAGCCGGGGCCTGGCCATCGAGGTCGAGGACCGCGGGCTCGGCATGGACGAGGACCAGCTGGCCGAGGCCAACGAGCTGATGAGCAGGCCGCCCCGGATGGACGTGCTCGCGCACGCCGACGACATCCGGCTGGGTCTGTACGTGATCGCGCGCCTCGCCGACCAGCACGGCCTGCGGGTGGAGTTCCGCCAGTCGGCCTTCGGCGGCACCCGGGTCGTCCTTCTCGTCCCCGACGCGCTCACCGTCCCCGGTCCGCACTCCGGTCCGGTGGCCGTGCCGTCCCCCGAGGACATGAGCGCCGAACCGGCCCCGGCACCCGCCCCGACCCACGACGCCGACGCGCTTCCCAGCCGGGGCCGCGGTCAGGCGCTCGCCGGAGTCACGGCACTGCACGCCGCGAACGCACCGTTCGAGACCACCGGTGCGCCCTACACGGTGGCGGACGAGCCCTTCCCCGACCGGGAGGAGCAGCCGCAGCCGGCCCCCGCCGAAGACCCGTTCGGTGACCCGGGGACTCCGTACACCCCCTACGCCGGCAGCACGACGGGGAGTACGTACGACCTCACCGCACCCCTGTCCCCGTACGGCGGCGCGAACCGGAACGCGTACGGCAACCAGAACGACGCCGCGTACGGCGGCTCCCCCCAGGACCCGTACGCCGGTGCCGAGCAGCCGTACATGAAGGCCGAGGGCCAGTACCCGGTACCGCACCAGCCCTACCAGACGCCCGAGGAGCCGTACATGACTCCGCACCAGCCGTACCCGGGGACGTACACGGCGGGCGTCACCGACCGGACCGGCTTCCCGGTCCCCGGGCCCCGGCAGCCGGAACCGGCTTCGGGACACCCCGGGCAGCTGCCCGTGGCCGAGCCCGACCATCCGGCTCCCCCGGCTGCGGGCACGACCGGCCGGGAGAGCGGGCCGGGGCGGCCCGCGCTGCCGGCAGCACCCGCCGCGGAACCCCCGTTGCCGCGCCGGGTGCGACAGGCCAGCCTCGCGGACGAGCTGCGGATCACCCCGGCCTCCGGACCTGCCGCGCCCCAGCCGCCGGGCCGGGCCGATAACCCGGTGCCCCGGCCGGCCCCCCGCCGCGCCGGTGCCGCCATCGGAGCCTTCCAGCGTCGGTCCCGCGCCGCCCGCGCGACCGACGAGCCGCCGACGCAGCCCACCCCTCCCGCACCCCTCCCCACGAGAGAAGAACGGTCATGA
- a CDS encoding roadblock/LC7 domain-containing protein encodes MTRTTATHQDLDWLLDGLVDSVAETLNAVLLSDDGLVVSHSRTVERSDAERLAAICTGQQSLARGVGQLFNGGGVHQVIVELSDLWLFIISAAQGTHLAVVASQEVDAEIMSLAMHNLVQQVGQKLTTPVRNDFHAFGGGDGLRA; translated from the coding sequence ATGACACGCACAACCGCCACTCACCAGGACCTCGACTGGCTGCTCGACGGTCTGGTGGACTCGGTGGCCGAGACCCTGAACGCCGTGCTGCTCTCCGACGACGGCCTGGTCGTGAGCCACTCGCGCACCGTCGAGCGGTCCGACGCCGAGCGGCTGGCCGCCATCTGCACCGGCCAGCAGAGCCTGGCCCGCGGTGTGGGCCAGCTCTTCAACGGCGGCGGCGTGCATCAGGTGATCGTCGAGCTGTCGGATCTGTGGCTCTTCATCATCTCGGCCGCCCAGGGCACGCACCTGGCCGTCGTCGCCTCCCAGGAGGTGGACGCCGAGATCATGTCGCTCGCCATGCACAACCTCGTCCAGCAGGTCGGCCAGAAGCTCACCACCCCCGTGCGGAACGACTTCCACGCCTTCGGCGGCGGGGACGGGCTGCGCGCGTGA
- a CDS encoding DUF742 domain-containing protein, with the protein MTPPWEDEETDEGWADAEDGAGTMVRPYTITRGRTAPERDDFSLITVLTTASDPRDGHGAAVHPGRLQPEHRMILDRCRRPAAVAEVSADLNLPVTVTKILLADLVAQGLLLARAPLSVARAAGGADMGMLAALRDGLGRL; encoded by the coding sequence GTGACCCCGCCCTGGGAGGACGAGGAGACCGATGAGGGCTGGGCGGACGCGGAGGACGGGGCGGGCACGATGGTGCGCCCGTACACCATCACCCGCGGCCGGACCGCACCCGAGCGGGACGACTTCAGCCTCATCACCGTGCTGACCACCGCGAGCGACCCGCGGGACGGACACGGCGCGGCGGTCCATCCGGGCAGGCTCCAGCCGGAGCACCGGATGATCCTGGACCGGTGCCGGCGCCCCGCCGCTGTCGCCGAGGTCTCCGCGGACCTCAACCTCCCGGTCACGGTGACCAAGATCCTGCTGGCGGACCTGGTCGCCCAGGGCCTGCTGCTCGCCCGTGCGCCCCTTTCGGTGGCCCGGGCGGCCGGCGGTGCCGACATGGGAATGCTGGCCGCCCTTCGTGACGGACTCGGGAGACTCTGA
- a CDS encoding GTP-binding protein produces MTISQAAPAAVKILIAGGFGVGKTTLVGAVSEVAPLRTEEFLTKASIGVDDLAGVGQKDTTTVALDFGRITVSPELVVYLFGTPGQERFWFMWNDLVNGALGGVVIADTRRLETSFASIDFFESRDIPFVVAINCFHGHNTRTLDEIRAALDLDPHVPLLVGDVRERPFGRDVLLALVDHLMSLPVAAG; encoded by the coding sequence ATGACCATCAGTCAGGCGGCCCCCGCCGCAGTAAAGATCCTGATCGCCGGCGGCTTCGGCGTCGGCAAGACCACCCTCGTGGGCGCCGTCAGTGAGGTCGCGCCCCTGCGCACCGAGGAGTTCCTGACCAAGGCGAGCATCGGCGTCGACGACCTGGCCGGTGTCGGGCAGAAGGACACGACCACCGTGGCCCTGGACTTCGGCCGGATCACGGTCAGTCCCGAGCTCGTCGTCTACCTGTTCGGCACCCCGGGCCAGGAGCGCTTCTGGTTCATGTGGAACGACCTGGTCAACGGAGCCCTCGGCGGCGTCGTGATCGCCGACACCCGGCGGCTGGAGACCAGCTTCGCCTCGATCGACTTCTTCGAGAGCCGGGACATCCCGTTCGTCGTGGCGATCAACTGCTTCCACGGCCACAACACCCGCACCCTGGACGAGATCAGGGCTGCTCTCGACCTCGATCCGCATGTCCCCCTGCTGGTCGGCGACGTACGCGAGCGGCCCTTCGGCCGTGACGTGCTGCTGGCCCTCGTGGACCACCTGATGAGCCTGCCCGTCGCGGCCGGCTGA
- a CDS encoding FAD-dependent monooxygenase, with translation MATPLRVLIHGGGIGGLTLATALARRGHTVEVAELRNELDALGVGIIQPSNALHVMREIGVLDDCLKAGFEWEVLTIADPAGNTLAAIPQPRMGDAPSNNGIPRPALAQVLGAAATAAGATIRFGATISELTDDGEGVDVTLSDGSAARWDLVVGFDGIGSPLRTRLYGDRYAPQYTGFANWRVTVPRQEQVRGVVMSTAGQAAKALLTPITDELMYLGAVFAESEDFRPDAEKAHEQLKERLPMFTGPVAEALAAVTGPEAVVYSRISQVTVEEPWHVGRVVLAGDAAHASTPHLAQGAAMAVEDALVLAEALDAEADVAAALDAWEARRRPRAMWVQALSHAVLKQETGGETTPEEDELLKVGIPGAAHVLVQPY, from the coding sequence ATGGCAACACCTCTGCGCGTCCTGATCCACGGCGGCGGAATCGGCGGGCTGACGCTCGCCACCGCCCTGGCCCGGCGCGGCCACACGGTCGAGGTCGCCGAACTCCGCAACGAGCTGGACGCCCTGGGCGTCGGCATCATCCAGCCGTCCAACGCCCTGCACGTCATGCGGGAGATCGGGGTCCTCGACGACTGCCTCAAGGCGGGCTTCGAGTGGGAGGTCCTGACCATCGCCGACCCGGCCGGCAACACCCTGGCGGCCATACCGCAGCCCCGGATGGGCGACGCGCCCTCCAACAACGGCATCCCGCGCCCCGCGCTCGCCCAGGTGCTCGGCGCCGCGGCCACGGCGGCCGGGGCGACGATCCGCTTCGGCGCCACCATCTCGGAGCTCACCGATGACGGCGAGGGCGTGGACGTCACCCTGTCCGACGGTTCCGCCGCGCGCTGGGACCTGGTCGTCGGCTTCGACGGCATCGGCTCGCCGCTGCGCACCCGGCTGTACGGCGACCGCTACGCCCCCCAGTACACCGGCTTCGCCAACTGGCGGGTCACCGTGCCCCGTCAGGAGCAGGTCCGGGGCGTCGTGATGAGCACCGCGGGCCAGGCCGCCAAGGCGCTGCTCACCCCGATCACGGACGAGCTGATGTACCTGGGCGCAGTGTTCGCCGAGTCCGAGGACTTCCGGCCCGACGCGGAGAAGGCGCACGAGCAGCTCAAGGAGCGGCTGCCGATGTTCACCGGCCCGGTCGCCGAGGCGCTCGCCGCGGTCACCGGACCGGAAGCGGTGGTGTACTCGCGGATCTCCCAGGTGACCGTCGAGGAGCCGTGGCACGTCGGCCGGGTGGTCCTGGCCGGTGACGCCGCGCACGCGAGCACCCCGCACCTCGCGCAGGGTGCGGCGATGGCCGTGGAGGACGCGCTGGTGCTCGCCGAGGCGCTGGACGCCGAGGCGGACGTCGCGGCCGCACTCGACGCCTGGGAGGCGCGCCGCCGCCCCCGCGCGATGTGGGTGCAGGCCCTGTCGCACGCCGTGCTCAAGCAGGAGACGGGCGGGGAGACGACGCCCGAGGAGGACGAGCTGCTGAAGGTCGGCATCCCGGGTGCGGCGCACGTGCTGGTGCAGCCGTACTGA
- a CDS encoding RidA family protein — MSPIHRINPAELSPPTGFSHAVTATGSQLVFLAGQTALDQRGDITGSTLPEQFTTALTNLLSALRAAGGAPADLARVTVYATDVADYRANAAELGRIWRRLAGRDYPAMAVIGAARLWDEQALVEIDGVAVLP; from the coding sequence ATGAGTCCGATCCACCGGATCAACCCCGCCGAACTCTCACCGCCCACCGGCTTCTCGCACGCGGTCACCGCCACCGGGAGCCAACTGGTCTTCCTCGCCGGGCAGACCGCCCTGGACCAGCGGGGCGACATCACCGGGAGCACCCTCCCCGAGCAGTTCACCACCGCGCTCACCAACCTCCTCAGCGCCCTGCGCGCGGCCGGCGGCGCCCCCGCGGACCTGGCCCGGGTCACGGTCTACGCCACCGATGTCGCCGACTACCGGGCGAACGCCGCCGAACTGGGCCGCATCTGGCGGCGGCTGGCCGGCCGCGACTACCCGGCGATGGCGGTCATCGGGGCAGCACGGCTCTGGGACGAACAGGCACTGGTCGAGATCGACGGGGTGGCGGTCCTGCCCTGA
- a CDS encoding acyl-CoA dehydrogenase family protein gives MTAFSLDPAQTAWCEELRTLAGERLRPLAEKGEPGHVNRPLVAALGELGLLDRLLGSGALDLCLLRESLARGCTEAETALALQGLGTYPIVQAGTPAHRERWLPEVRAGRAVAAFALSEPGAGSDAAALALEAVPAPDGWRLTGEKCWISNAPEADFYTVFARTTHGAGARGVTAFLVPADRPGLTGTALDMLSPHPIGALRFDAVPVTPDDVLGEPDRGFRVAMNTLNLFRPSVGAFAIGMARAALDATVEHTATRTAFGGPLSDLQAVSHQVAEMATRTEAARLLVYAAAAAYDAGEPGVPRRAAMAKLYATETAQYVVDTAVQLHGARALRRGHLLEHLYREVRAPRIYEGASEVQRTIIAKELYATREPSA, from the coding sequence ATGACGGCATTCTCGCTCGATCCGGCACAGACCGCCTGGTGCGAGGAGCTGCGCACCCTGGCCGGCGAGCGGCTGCGCCCGCTCGCCGAGAAGGGCGAGCCGGGGCACGTCAACCGCCCCCTGGTCGCCGCGCTCGGCGAGCTCGGCCTGCTGGACCGGCTGCTTGGATCCGGCGCGCTCGACCTGTGCCTGCTGCGCGAATCACTGGCCCGCGGCTGCACGGAGGCCGAGACCGCCCTCGCGCTCCAGGGCCTCGGGACGTACCCGATCGTGCAGGCGGGCACCCCCGCCCACCGCGAGCGCTGGCTCCCCGAGGTCCGCGCGGGCCGGGCCGTCGCCGCCTTCGCGCTCAGCGAGCCGGGGGCGGGGTCGGACGCGGCGGCCCTGGCCCTGGAAGCCGTGCCCGCGCCCGACGGCTGGCGGCTGACCGGTGAGAAATGCTGGATCTCCAACGCCCCGGAGGCGGACTTCTACACCGTCTTCGCCCGTACGACACACGGCGCCGGAGCGCGCGGAGTCACCGCCTTCCTGGTCCCCGCCGACCGACCCGGGCTGACCGGCACCGCGCTGGACATGCTCTCCCCGCACCCGATCGGCGCCCTGCGCTTCGACGCGGTCCCGGTCACCCCCGACGACGTGCTCGGCGAACCGGACCGGGGCTTCCGGGTCGCCATGAACACCCTCAACCTCTTCCGGCCCAGCGTCGGCGCCTTCGCCATCGGCATGGCCCGCGCCGCGCTCGACGCCACCGTGGAGCACACCGCCACCCGCACCGCGTTCGGCGGACCGCTGAGCGACCTCCAGGCCGTCTCCCACCAGGTCGCGGAGATGGCCACCCGCACCGAGGCCGCCCGGCTCCTGGTGTACGCGGCCGCCGCGGCGTACGACGCGGGCGAGCCAGGGGTGCCGCGCCGGGCCGCGATGGCGAAGCTGTACGCCACCGAGACCGCGCAGTACGTCGTGGACACCGCCGTGCAACTGCACGGCGCCCGCGCCCTGCGCCGCGGCCATCTGCTCGAACACCTCTACCGAGAGGTCCGCGCCCCCCGCATCTACGAGGGCGCCAGCGAGGTCCAGCGCACCATCATCGCCAAGGAGCTGTACGCGACCCGGGAGCCGTCCGCATGA